A region from the Halanaerobiales bacterium genome encodes:
- a CDS encoding TRAP transporter TatT component family protein, with product MRKNTILFLVIIIVFLGSGQFGVKAIDNNLKKNYNEVELNFFRGKTSLADLEAKLNNLIGELNNMDDNYEKFYYRGESNFILGEIADIQDKKEEAINYYESAQKSAEKAMEYEEKSDIYNLAGKSYIRLLNNKGAFFAISNGQRTFDLINKAIELDKENYNAYNSLGIIYLQAPKIGGGDINKSEEAFNKALNSDQKIDNFISYYYLAKLYEKKEDENIVENYIKKAKDIFPDSYYFRK from the coding sequence ATGAGAAAAAATACAATTTTGTTTTTAGTGATTATAATTGTTTTTTTGGGCAGCGGCCAATTTGGGGTTAAAGCTATTGATAATAATTTGAAAAAAAACTATAATGAAGTAGAGCTCAATTTTTTTCGAGGGAAAACTTCTTTAGCTGATTTAGAAGCAAAGTTAAATAATTTAATTGGTGAATTAAATAATATGGATGATAATTATGAAAAATTTTATTATAGAGGGGAAAGCAATTTTATACTGGGAGAAATTGCAGATATTCAAGATAAAAAAGAAGAGGCAATTAATTACTATGAATCAGCCCAAAAATCAGCTGAAAAAGCAATGGAATATGAAGAAAAAAGTGATATTTATAATTTAGCAGGAAAAAGTTATATTCGTCTTTTAAATAATAAAGGTGCTTTTTTTGCAATAAGTAATGGGCAAAGAACATTTGATTTGATTAATAAAGCAATAGAATTAGATAAAGAAAATTATAATGCCTATAATTCTCTTGGAATTATATATCTTCAGGCTCCTAAAATAGGTGGAGGAGATATTAATAAAAGTGAAGAGGCATTCAATAAGGCTTTAAATAGTGACCAAAAAATAGATAACTTTATTTCATATTATTATTTGGCCAAACTTTATGAGAAAAAAGAAGATGAAAATATAGTAGAAAATTATATAAAAAAAGCTAAAGATATATTTCCCGATAGCTATTATTTTAGAAAATAA